A single region of the Marinobacter salinus genome encodes:
- a CDS encoding CheR family methyltransferase: MKADITPQEYEAFKTFLQDACGILLGDNKQYLVKSRLRRILEENQLDSLGGLLERLKRPGRANLREVVIDAMTTNETLWFRDNHPFRILQEKLLPEFAERKLTQPLRLWSAACSTGQEPYSIGMILEEFRRTRPGKIRDVRITATDISKSVLEVARRGEYEMIAIGRGLSPERQKQFFTPSPNGGWQIRPQLKGMVEFKELNLLERYMLGKFDIVMCRNVLIYFSAELKKDILTRIHATLNPGGYLILGASESLNGLSHLYEMVQCHPGIIYRKK; this comes from the coding sequence ATGAAAGCGGATATAACTCCACAGGAATACGAAGCTTTTAAGACGTTCCTGCAGGATGCGTGCGGCATTTTACTGGGTGACAATAAACAGTACCTGGTCAAAAGCCGCCTCCGGCGCATTCTGGAAGAAAATCAGCTCGACTCTCTTGGCGGGCTGCTAGAGCGTCTCAAGCGTCCGGGGAGGGCCAACCTCCGGGAGGTTGTCATTGATGCAATGACAACCAACGAGACGCTGTGGTTCAGGGACAATCATCCATTTCGTATCCTTCAGGAAAAGTTACTTCCGGAGTTCGCTGAACGAAAGCTGACCCAGCCGTTACGACTCTGGTCGGCAGCCTGTTCAACGGGGCAGGAACCATACTCGATCGGAATGATTTTGGAAGAGTTCCGGCGCACCAGGCCTGGAAAAATACGCGATGTCAGAATAACGGCAACGGATATTTCCAAGAGCGTTCTGGAGGTGGCCCGGCGTGGCGAGTACGAAATGATTGCTATCGGCCGTGGGCTTTCACCCGAACGCCAGAAGCAGTTCTTTACACCATCACCCAATGGTGGCTGGCAGATTCGTCCCCAACTGAAAGGCATGGTGGAGTTCAAGGAGCTGAATCTGCTGGAACGCTACATGCTGGGGAAGTTTGATATCGTTATGTGCCGGAATGTTCTGATCTATTTCTCAGCAGAGCTGAAAAAGGACATTCTTACCCGGATTCATGCCACGCTGAACCCCGGCGGTTACCTGATACTTGGCGCCTCGGAGTCCCTTAACGGGCTGTCGCATCTCTATGAGATGGTGCAGTGCCATCCGGGCATTATTTACAGGAAAAAGTAA